In Patescibacteria group bacterium, one genomic interval encodes:
- a CDS encoding helix-turn-helix domain-containing protein: MNIQEALTHFGLNEKEAGVYLAALALGRAKGQEVARNAGLPRSTTYSILDTLVQKKLILTLDDRKVREYAAEDPDKLVEQSEAAYRTMKAAQPDLAALFRGAKNRPRVRYYDGLQAIKGMYEGILLQRKKGLKDYQVIASESAFLSRDREWFTNFVKRRAAFGMHSRLILEASEDTRQKQKEEKEINSEIRILDNFYEQRSKAGIYILLKSVIFVEYTKNPVAVEMESKELVSMHRMLFEALWKTLPAASQPALQST, from the coding sequence ATGAACATTCAAGAGGCATTAACGCACTTTGGACTCAATGAAAAGGAGGCTGGGGTATACCTTGCTGCTCTTGCTTTAGGGAGGGCGAAAGGTCAGGAAGTTGCAAGAAATGCTGGGTTACCACGTTCCACCACGTACAGCATTCTGGATACGCTGGTGCAGAAGAAGCTCATTCTTACCCTGGACGACCGCAAAGTGCGTGAGTATGCAGCAGAAGACCCTGACAAGTTGGTGGAACAAAGCGAAGCAGCCTACCGCACCATGAAAGCCGCGCAACCGGATTTGGCGGCGCTGTTCCGGGGGGCGAAGAACCGGCCGCGGGTGCGGTACTACGACGGGTTGCAGGCAATTAAGGGTATGTACGAGGGGATTTTGCTCCAGCGGAAGAAGGGGCTGAAAGACTACCAAGTCATTGCTTCCGAATCCGCTTTCCTTAGCCGTGATCGGGAGTGGTTTACCAATTTTGTGAAGCGCCGAGCAGCGTTTGGCATGCACTCGCGGTTAATTCTGGAAGCCAGTGAAGATACCCGGCAAAAGCAAAAAGAGGAAAAGGAGATTAATTCAGAAATCCGGATTTTGGACAACTTTTACGAACAGCGGAGCAAGGCGGGAATTTACATTTTGCTGAAGAGTGTCATTTTTGTGGAGTACACCAAAAACCCCGTGGCCGTGGAAATGGAGAGTAAAGAACTGGTTTCCATGCACCGCATGCTGTTTGAAGCCCTGTGGAAGACTTTGCCCGCAGCTTCGCAGCCTGCGCTGCAGTCCACGTAA
- a CDS encoding isochorismatase family cysteine hydrolase translates to MKKLLCVVDYQNDFVSPDGKVAKQLGNDKLLKAQALLPKIQQLLDAWHKRSDPVLFLQSDYSLKNYKASFQEGRKNSAYSNAAIVGTWGHALFGLQPAASDARLVKLYFDGFYQSALEDTLVKQEITDVYFCGINTDVCVFHTAIGAIVRGYRSYVIEDATETVSSAEQKAIFLQYLKNYVGVQIVPLRDVLL, encoded by the coding sequence ATGAAAAAGCTACTCTGTGTCGTTGACTACCAAAATGACTTTGTCAGCCCTGACGGGAAGGTAGCCAAGCAGCTGGGCAATGACAAGCTACTGAAAGCGCAGGCACTACTGCCAAAAATTCAGCAGCTGCTTGATGCCTGGCACAAGCGTTCAGATCCTGTGCTTTTTCTGCAGTCAGACTACAGCCTGAAAAATTACAAAGCGTCTTTTCAGGAGGGGAGGAAGAATAGTGCGTACAGCAATGCAGCAATCGTTGGCACCTGGGGGCATGCACTTTTCGGGCTGCAACCGGCTGCTTCTGATGCACGCTTGGTCAAACTGTATTTCGATGGTTTCTACCAATCTGCTTTGGAAGACACGCTTGTGAAGCAAGAAATTACCGACGTGTATTTTTGTGGCATTAATACCGATGTTTGCGTGTTCCACACGGCAATTGGTGCAATCGTCCGCGGCTATCGTTCCTACGTCATTGAGGATGCAACCGAGACCGTTTCAAGCGCTGAGCAGAAAGCCATATTCTTGCAATACTTGAAGAACTATGTCGGCGTGCAGATCGTACCCTTACGTGATGTACTTCTATGA
- a CDS encoding class I SAM-dependent methyltransferase — MTENFQELYNPENAPEWNEEKTMEHASGIWGRDPMLQYLRDEVIKPGDKVLDIGSGAGYPSARMAEMVGKDGTVVGLEYSKSMLGIADDEKGEPASKKYEALKQLMFINGDATNMPIQEKSFDVATSFMVLHNLELPQVQKVLQETARVLKPGGKAVFLTMHPDMLESDWKLDFMEYPDDAIAAYKALEEKEGFRLSGKVKNAGGGEKQIGLVVHTRENMQQAIAQAGLELAHEEGYFIDADTAAEKFGENASRVMPTTPTFWKLELVKPESTEAS; from the coding sequence ATGACTGAAAATTTCCAAGAACTGTACAACCCAGAAAACGCACCAGAGTGGAATGAAGAGAAGACCATGGAGCATGCTTCCGGGATCTGGGGCAGGGATCCAATGCTTCAATACCTCCGAGATGAAGTGATTAAGCCCGGAGATAAAGTCCTGGATATTGGCTCTGGCGCAGGGTACCCATCTGCCCGAATGGCAGAGATGGTAGGAAAAGATGGAACCGTGGTTGGCCTGGAGTACAGCAAATCTATGCTGGGCATTGCTGATGATGAAAAAGGTGAACCAGCGAGTAAGAAGTATGAGGCACTGAAGCAGCTGATGTTCATCAATGGTGATGCCACAAACATGCCCATACAAGAAAAATCTTTTGACGTTGCCACGTCTTTTATGGTGCTGCACAATTTGGAGCTTCCACAAGTGCAGAAAGTACTTCAGGAAACTGCCCGGGTTCTCAAACCTGGCGGCAAGGCAGTGTTTCTTACCATGCATCCGGATATGCTGGAGTCAGATTGGAAATTAGACTTCATGGAATATCCTGACGATGCTATTGCCGCCTACAAGGCACTGGAAGAAAAGGAGGGATTCCGATTAAGCGGGAAAGTGAAAAATGCTGGTGGGGGTGAAAAGCAGATTGGCTTGGTGGTACATACCCGGGAAAATATGCAGCAGGCCATTGCACAAGCCGGGTTAGAGCTTGCACATGAAGAAGGATATTTTATTGATGCCGACACAGCAGCCGAAAAGTTTGGTGAAAATGCATCGCGGGTAATGCCAACCACGCCAACTTTTTGGAAATTGGAATTGGTGAAGCCGGAAAGCACTGAAGCAAGCTAA
- a CDS encoding DHH family phosphoesterase — MTDHTASYRAIHRAITEAKEVLLIAHQKPDGDTLGANLAMANWLRDQGKHFHIFCAHPVPSHYQFLPLWEHVKSTEEEIAHIPFNVVVALDSSSLDYAGATSLVAKLKGSPTIINIDHHGTNPHFGDMNIVEPTASSCSELVYKFLDHHRIHISQEIATCLLTGILTDTGGFSNLGTTTDAVEIAGTLMRRGAKFRTITENTVRNKSVNTLKLWGIALDRLTQHADGLVSTVITQADLDACGAVEEDMEGVANFLNALQDARMVMVLKEREGVVKGSLRTTQADVDVAEYAKKHFGGGGHKKAAGFAVPGHLVQTPDGWRVQPNT; from the coding sequence ATGACCGACCACACTGCCAGCTACCGCGCAATTCACCGCGCCATTACCGAAGCCAAAGAGGTGCTCCTCATTGCCCACCAGAAACCGGACGGGGATACCCTGGGCGCGAATTTGGCCATGGCTAACTGGTTGCGGGATCAAGGCAAGCATTTCCATATTTTTTGCGCGCATCCGGTGCCGTCACACTACCAGTTCTTGCCCTTGTGGGAGCATGTGAAGAGCACCGAAGAGGAAATTGCCCACATCCCATTCAACGTTGTGGTGGCCCTGGACTCTTCCAGCCTGGATTATGCCGGCGCGACTTCTTTAGTTGCAAAACTAAAAGGGAGTCCGACGATTATCAACATTGACCACCACGGTACCAACCCGCACTTTGGGGATATGAATATTGTGGAACCCACTGCGTCGTCCTGTTCTGAATTGGTGTATAAATTTTTGGATCACCATCGCATTCACATTAGCCAAGAAATTGCTACCTGCTTGCTCACCGGCATTCTCACAGACACGGGTGGTTTCAGCAATCTGGGCACCACCACTGATGCGGTGGAAATTGCTGGTACCCTCATGCGGCGTGGCGCTAAGTTCCGCACAATTACAGAAAACACTGTGCGGAATAAGTCCGTGAACACCCTGAAGCTCTGGGGCATTGCCTTGGACCGGCTGACACAGCATGCGGATGGGCTGGTGAGTACAGTCATCACCCAGGCTGATTTGGATGCGTGTGGTGCAGTGGAAGAAGATATGGAAGGTGTAGCAAATTTTCTCAACGCCCTGCAAGACGCCAGAATGGTGATGGTGCTGAAAGAGCGTGAGGGTGTGGTGAAAGGGAGTTTACGTACGACGCAGGCTGATGTGGACGTGGCCGAGTATGCCAAGAAGCACTTTGGCGGTGGTGGTCACAAAAAAGCCGCGGGCTTTGCCGTGCCGGGTCATCTGGTACAAACGCCGGATGGCTGGCGAGTGCAACCAAATACGTAA
- the clpP gene encoding ATP-dependent Clp endopeptidase proteolytic subunit ClpP produces the protein MYLVPTVIEKSNFGERAYDIYSRLLKDRIIFLGDAIDDGVANTVIAQLLLLENQDRDKDIKIYLNTPGGSVTAGMAIYDTMQYVKPDVSTICVGMAASMGAVLLAGGAKGKRFTLPNAEILIHQVMGGTEGQASDIKIRAEHILKIKDRLNQILAKHTGQSVKKIEEDSDRDKYMSAEDAKKYGIVDKIISKAS, from the coding sequence ATGTACCTAGTCCCAACCGTCATTGAAAAATCCAACTTTGGTGAGCGTGCATACGACATCTACTCTCGCCTGCTCAAAGACCGTATCATCTTCCTAGGTGATGCCATTGACGATGGCGTTGCCAACACAGTCATTGCGCAGTTACTGCTCTTGGAAAACCAAGACCGAGACAAGGATATTAAAATTTACCTGAACACCCCCGGCGGTTCGGTCACGGCTGGCATGGCGATTTATGACACCATGCAGTACGTGAAACCGGACGTGAGCACCATTTGCGTGGGGATGGCTGCCAGCATGGGGGCGGTGCTCCTGGCCGGTGGCGCGAAGGGAAAGCGCTTCACTTTACCGAATGCAGAAATCCTCATTCACCAAGTTATGGGTGGGACGGAAGGTCAGGCCTCAGATATTAAAATCCGCGCGGAGCATATCTTGAAGATTAAAGACCGGCTGAACCAAATTTTGGCCAAGCACACTGGCCAGTCCGTTAAGAAAATTGAGGAAGATTCAGACCGGGATAAGTACATGTCTGCTGAGGATGCCAAAAAGTACGGCATCGTGGACAAAATAATTTCCAAGGCAAGTTGA
- a CDS encoding dockerin type I domain-containing protein: MRRIHSTLLFLGGALGILLSCLIFAAPAQAAVSVEVISATQPDPKYANTPAKDFVSDAPWVHRLGANADIPVITFIKDAQSDSALLDYISYTRTDTNTEIIRYDPNPDLVVNASFWGIRVRELTPTEVGLTPGQTLPLRVDIRFRDQLIWHTYSQHLQVKIASPWPSLPGWYRGDTHFHSEFTDNAFEYGGNFDFNVEASQAIGMQWTTLTEHSYDVTATEWDQLVARSLAASNATFRLIPGLEFSVDTNETNESVDDRIHVLGLGLNKWIAGPDIVPSFNVTANQPRTLSAVLTDITDANGVAYASHPESDSLPIDVFGFLPPWSNANYTTALSFPVFVGLEIFNERPTSVTNSNVTTDNMSPFPWTANTNWDAEWQRGIVRYNALVRANIFRNISLLGGSDAHGDANYKVFNANGAFDVAANETASGKVHTVVPLPGGLTQTGIMDALRNGRGIVSDGPLVIPEIRLGSTTLAQVGDRITFQPTANVHVRSLSSVEFGNLSTLTLHVLSPGTEAHQVVPLTGLDQTFTRTLADLNVAPPFAVWVEARTTLGHRSFSNPIWLNGPMLCGDADGDGKISIGDAVNIINYIFANGTTPVSGDPNNDGQTDIGDAVYLINYIFGGGPAPTCSQQKRK, encoded by the coding sequence ATGCGACGCATACATTCCACGCTGCTCTTCCTGGGAGGAGCGCTTGGCATTCTTTTGTCGTGCCTCATTTTTGCCGCGCCGGCCCAAGCTGCAGTTTCCGTTGAAGTCATTTCGGCCACGCAGCCAGACCCAAAGTACGCAAACACCCCTGCCAAAGATTTTGTCTCGGATGCGCCGTGGGTCCACCGGCTAGGTGCCAATGCTGACATTCCTGTCATCACCTTCATTAAAGATGCGCAATCAGACAGCGCGCTGCTGGATTACATTAGCTACACGCGGACCGATACGAACACCGAAATTATTCGGTACGACCCCAACCCAGATCTGGTTGTGAATGCATCATTCTGGGGGATTCGCGTACGCGAACTGACGCCTACCGAGGTTGGTCTAACGCCTGGCCAGACCTTGCCGCTGCGGGTGGACATTCGCTTCCGCGATCAACTCATCTGGCATACCTACAGCCAGCACTTGCAGGTGAAGATTGCTAGTCCCTGGCCATCGCTGCCTGGTTGGTACCGGGGCGATACACATTTCCACAGCGAGTTTACGGATAACGCCTTTGAGTATGGCGGAAATTTTGATTTCAATGTGGAAGCGTCGCAGGCAATTGGCATGCAGTGGACCACGCTCACGGAGCATTCCTACGATGTGACCGCCACCGAATGGGATCAGCTCGTTGCACGCAGCCTGGCAGCGTCCAATGCAACGTTCCGCCTCATTCCCGGCTTGGAATTTTCCGTAGATACGAATGAGACGAACGAATCGGTGGATGATCGTATTCATGTTTTGGGTTTAGGGTTGAACAAGTGGATCGCGGGGCCGGATATAGTACCAAGCTTCAACGTCACGGCAAACCAACCCCGCACGCTGTCCGCCGTCCTAACGGATATTACCGACGCGAACGGCGTGGCGTATGCCTCACATCCGGAGAGCGATTCGTTGCCCATCGACGTCTTTGGCTTCTTACCACCGTGGTCAAACGCGAATTACACCACCGCGCTCAGCTTCCCGGTTTTTGTGGGTCTGGAGATTTTCAACGAGCGGCCAACCTCCGTCACGAATAGTAATGTGACCACAGACAACATGAGCCCGTTTCCTTGGACGGCAAATACCAACTGGGACGCGGAATGGCAGCGCGGCATTGTTCGGTACAATGCTTTGGTCCGCGCAAATATTTTTCGCAACATTTCTCTGCTGGGCGGTTCGGACGCGCATGGTGATGCAAATTACAAAGTCTTCAACGCAAATGGCGCCTTTGACGTGGCGGCGAATGAGACGGCTTCCGGAAAAGTGCACACGGTTGTTCCATTGCCTGGTGGTCTGACGCAAACCGGGATTATGGACGCCTTACGCAATGGTCGAGGCATCGTTTCTGATGGTCCGCTGGTTATACCCGAAATTCGTCTTGGGAGTACAACACTCGCGCAGGTGGGGGATCGAATTACTTTTCAGCCAACCGCAAATGTACACGTACGCTCGCTTTCCAGCGTAGAGTTTGGGAACCTCAGCACCCTTACCCTACACGTCCTTTCCCCTGGTACGGAGGCGCATCAGGTTGTACCGCTCACCGGCCTGGATCAAACGTTCACGCGGACACTCGCCGATCTTAACGTTGCTCCACCTTTTGCCGTGTGGGTAGAGGCACGTACGACCCTTGGTCATCGAAGTTTTAGTAATCCCATTTGGCTCAATGGCCCAATGCTCTGTGGTGATGCAGATGGAGATGGCAAAATTTCTATTGGAGACGCGGTGAATATTATTAACTATATCTTCGCCAATGGCACCACCCCGGTTTCCGGTGACCCAAATAACGATGGCCAAACGGATATTGGCGATGCGGTGTACCTCATTAATTACATTTTTGGAGGGGGTCCCGCCCCTACCTGCAGTCAGCAAAAGCGAAAGTAA
- the rny gene encoding ribonuclease Y produces MSFDNFSTWFWVLLLPIGTFGGMLVGYFARKVWASKQVETAEARLQKAEEEARQQEKEILFKAKEKGMKIIEDAKRDEDQRRREIQAQQQRLETRESTFDQKLMQIEKSQKQLVEKENRLENVHKELSTIREQQVAKLEKIAALSKDEAKRVLLDATERDMKDELADRLKKHQEQAAEAIDQQAKNLISLAIQRVASPHTAETTTTLVALPNEEMKGRIIGKEGRNIKSLELQTGVEILVDESPDSVVVSGFSPTRRQVAKRALEKLMSDGRIHPGRIEEAVAQAKKDISQEMKKAGEEAAYEVGVAGLDPKLLQLVGRLKYRTSYGQNVLRHSVEVAIVAGLLAEELNANVSVCKKGGLLHDIGKALDHDIQGTHPEIGYDILRRKFRMPEEVAYQCISHHEDSPKTLEGAIVKAADAISGSRPGARKDSIEQYIQRLEDLERLAGGFEGVDKAYAIQAGREIRVFVTPEKLDDFGAIKLAREIANGIEKELQYPGEIKVTVIRERRVIEYAR; encoded by the coding sequence ATGTCCTTCGACAACTTCAGCACCTGGTTTTGGGTACTCCTTTTACCAATTGGCACCTTCGGCGGCATGCTCGTGGGTTACTTCGCTCGTAAAGTTTGGGCTTCCAAGCAAGTAGAAACCGCAGAAGCCCGCTTGCAGAAAGCGGAAGAAGAAGCACGACAGCAAGAAAAAGAAATTCTCTTCAAGGCCAAGGAAAAAGGCATGAAGATTATTGAAGATGCAAAACGGGACGAAGACCAACGTCGCCGGGAGATTCAGGCACAGCAGCAGCGTTTAGAAACGCGTGAGAGCACGTTCGATCAAAAGTTAATGCAAATCGAGAAGAGCCAGAAGCAATTGGTAGAAAAGGAAAACCGTTTGGAAAACGTGCATAAAGAACTTTCGACCATTCGTGAGCAGCAGGTGGCGAAGTTAGAGAAAATTGCCGCCCTGAGTAAAGACGAGGCGAAGCGGGTGTTGCTGGATGCCACGGAGCGGGATATGAAGGATGAATTAGCTGACCGTTTGAAGAAGCACCAAGAGCAAGCCGCCGAAGCCATTGACCAGCAAGCGAAAAATCTCATTAGCCTGGCAATTCAGCGCGTGGCTTCACCCCACACCGCGGAAACCACTACTACGCTGGTGGCTTTGCCCAACGAGGAAATGAAAGGCCGCATCATTGGCAAGGAAGGTCGCAATATTAAATCCCTGGAACTGCAGACTGGCGTAGAAATTCTGGTGGATGAATCTCCCGACTCGGTTGTGGTATCTGGCTTCTCGCCCACCCGTCGCCAAGTGGCCAAACGTGCGTTGGAAAAACTCATGTCCGATGGCCGCATTCACCCCGGACGCATTGAAGAGGCTGTTGCGCAAGCCAAGAAAGATATTTCCCAAGAAATGAAGAAGGCGGGTGAAGAAGCGGCATACGAAGTAGGGGTTGCAGGTTTGGACCCCAAACTCTTGCAGCTGGTTGGTCGCTTGAAGTACCGCACCAGCTACGGCCAGAATGTACTCCGCCACTCGGTGGAAGTCGCCATTGTGGCTGGGCTGCTGGCCGAAGAGCTGAATGCCAACGTGAGCGTGTGTAAGAAAGGTGGTTTGCTTCACGACATTGGCAAAGCATTGGATCATGACATCCAAGGGACGCATCCGGAAATTGGCTACGACATTCTGCGCCGGAAGTTCCGCATGCCAGAGGAAGTTGCCTACCAGTGCATTTCCCATCATGAGGACAGTCCCAAGACACTGGAAGGTGCAATTGTGAAAGCTGCGGATGCAATTTCCGGTTCACGCCCAGGCGCGCGCAAAGACAGCATTGAGCAGTACATCCAGCGCCTGGAAGATTTGGAACGTTTGGCCGGCGGGTTTGAAGGGGTGGACAAGGCGTACGCCATTCAAGCAGGCCGAGAAATTCGGGTGTTCGTCACCCCAGAGAAGTTGGACGACTTTGGCGCCATCAAGCTTGCCCGGGAAATTGCCAACGGCATTGAAAAAGAGCTGCAGTACCCGGGAGAAATTAAGGTGACGGTAATCCGCGAGCGACGCGTTATCGAGTACGCCAGGTAA